From one Gracilibacillus salinarum genomic stretch:
- a CDS encoding ABC transporter substrate-binding protein, with translation MGDKRKKLNGFGLLVCALTMFLLMACSQEGSSKSASGEGETASVKLILNWFAKAQHGGIYAAEDQGIFAENDLDVAIEPGGAQVSPIQLVSSGSAEFGLVHADQLVTARNEGIELVAVAATMQGSPQALMFHEGKGIEDFSEMNGKKVFIQPGIVYWDYLQNNYDLNEVEELAYSGQHANFISDPDSVSQAFVTSEPFFLKQEGIETETKLISDSGYDPYNIVLFVTKDYLEENKEIVQRMVTSFVEGWNYYKESPDEITEVIHKETQDLSLEALQFEQESQEEFVFGRDAAEHGVGYMTEERWSTLIDQLYELELLDEKFDANDIFTTEFLPE, from the coding sequence ATGGGGGATAAGAGAAAAAAGTTAAACGGATTTGGTTTATTAGTTTGTGCACTGACAATGTTTTTATTAATGGCATGCAGCCAAGAAGGTTCTAGTAAGTCTGCATCAGGTGAAGGAGAAACAGCTTCAGTCAAGCTTATCCTGAACTGGTTTGCGAAAGCACAGCACGGTGGAATATATGCAGCAGAAGATCAAGGGATTTTTGCTGAGAACGATCTGGATGTCGCCATTGAACCCGGAGGTGCTCAAGTCTCGCCGATACAGCTGGTTTCTTCAGGAAGTGCTGAATTTGGGTTAGTACATGCTGATCAGCTTGTGACAGCTAGAAATGAAGGGATAGAATTAGTGGCTGTTGCTGCTACCATGCAAGGAAGTCCTCAAGCACTGATGTTTCATGAAGGGAAAGGAATAGAAGACTTCAGCGAAATGAATGGAAAGAAAGTATTTATTCAGCCAGGTATCGTTTACTGGGATTACTTACAAAATAATTATGATTTAAATGAAGTAGAAGAGCTAGCATATTCTGGTCAACATGCTAATTTCATCAGTGATCCGGATTCTGTCAGTCAGGCATTTGTCACTTCGGAACCATTTTTCTTAAAGCAAGAAGGGATCGAAACCGAAACAAAGCTGATCTCCGATTCCGGGTATGATCCGTATAATATTGTTTTGTTTGTTACAAAGGATTACCTGGAGGAAAATAAAGAGATTGTCCAACGAATGGTAACCTCATTCGTGGAGGGATGGAACTATTATAAAGAATCGCCGGATGAGATTACAGAAGTCATTCACAAAGAGACGCAAGATCTCTCATTAGAGGCGTTACAATTCGAACAGGAATCACAAGAAGAATTTGTCTTTGGCAGAGACGCAGCAGAACATGGTGTTGGCTATATGACAGAGGAGCGCTGGTCTACTTTAATTGACCAATTATATGAGTTAGAATTATTGGACGAAAAATTTGATGCCAATGATATTTTCACCACTGAATTTTTGCCAGAATAA
- a CDS encoding cation:proton antiporter yields MMIASEFALFSIVIVISLGIFSQWLAWRIQWPSIVIMSIAGLLIGPITGFINPQEAIGSLYSPIISLAVALILFEGSTSLDIRELRGISKSVYRIVTFGAFLAWIGGALAAHFIAGLNLEISFIIGGLFVVTGPTVIIPLLRQAKLKTRVSSVLKWEGIIVDPIGPLLALFAYEIIKITSAESFEFSDFIPFFGAALLAVMAGYIIGILVSLLIGKGIIPEYLKSPFILCFVLICFSIGEVIMHETGMLAVTIMGITLARTKKYIRSIGSTGHFMEDVSVLLTSTVFILLTASLTREILTETFTWPIISFVVVMLFLVRPLSIWISTIGTELTLKEKALVGWIAPRGIVALAVSGYFAEVLIADGYQNASILTSLTFALVFITVCVHGFSIGPLSKQLGLANTTSNGVIMVGASSFSIALAAHLKTLDIQALIADSSEDLLYQAKKLGISTYHGEILSEQSDFEIDMTPYQTILAMKGDGAYNALVCQSYLPTFGYHHTFSLTIAKNTSELQELSPSMKANMLFGEKETFRELNKKVNIGYTFKTIEMTEKQTLDRNERSIEGTPLCVKSKNGKLIFVTLQKKITLDKGDQLVVLAA; encoded by the coding sequence ATGATGATAGCGTCAGAATTTGCTTTGTTTAGTATTGTTATAGTGATATCACTTGGGATTTTTTCTCAATGGCTGGCATGGAGAATCCAATGGCCATCCATCGTGATCATGTCTATTGCCGGACTACTGATAGGTCCGATTACCGGTTTTATCAATCCACAGGAAGCGATTGGCAGTCTATACAGCCCAATTATTTCACTTGCTGTTGCCCTGATTTTATTTGAAGGAAGTACAAGCCTTGATATACGTGAGCTTAGAGGAATTTCTAAATCTGTTTATCGCATCGTAACATTTGGCGCGTTCTTAGCATGGATTGGCGGTGCTTTAGCTGCTCACTTTATTGCAGGTCTTAACCTGGAAATTTCATTTATCATTGGTGGGTTATTTGTTGTCACAGGCCCAACTGTTATTATTCCATTACTAAGACAGGCTAAATTAAAAACAAGGGTTTCTTCTGTACTGAAATGGGAAGGAATTATCGTTGATCCAATCGGCCCACTCCTCGCCTTATTCGCGTATGAAATCATAAAAATTACATCTGCTGAGTCATTTGAATTCAGTGATTTTATTCCTTTCTTTGGTGCTGCATTGCTCGCTGTGATGGCTGGATATATCATTGGTATACTGGTAAGTCTCCTGATTGGAAAAGGGATAATTCCTGAATACCTAAAATCCCCGTTTATTTTATGTTTCGTATTAATTTGTTTCTCGATCGGAGAAGTGATCATGCATGAAACGGGAATGCTTGCCGTGACGATCATGGGCATTACATTAGCCCGCACAAAAAAATATATCCGCTCCATTGGCAGTACCGGGCATTTTATGGAAGATGTATCAGTTCTGTTAACCTCTACTGTTTTCATTTTACTTACTGCTTCGTTAACGAGAGAGATTCTGACCGAAACATTCACATGGCCGATTATCAGCTTTGTCGTAGTGATGCTTTTTCTTGTACGACCGCTCTCGATTTGGATTTCCACAATTGGAACAGAGCTTACGTTAAAGGAGAAAGCATTAGTAGGATGGATCGCTCCAAGAGGGATCGTCGCATTGGCTGTCTCTGGTTATTTTGCTGAAGTATTGATCGCGGATGGTTATCAAAACGCAAGTATTTTAACATCATTAACTTTTGCTTTAGTCTTTATCACGGTTTGTGTCCATGGCTTTTCGATTGGACCGCTTTCTAAGCAGCTGGGCTTGGCAAATACGACATCCAATGGTGTCATAATGGTTGGTGCGAGCAGTTTTTCGATTGCCCTTGCAGCTCATTTAAAGACTTTAGACATACAGGCGTTGATTGCGGATTCCTCTGAGGACCTTCTTTACCAAGCGAAGAAGTTAGGAATATCCACTTACCACGGTGAAATTCTCTCGGAACAAAGCGATTTTGAAATTGATATGACACCGTATCAAACGATATTGGCAATGAAGGGGGATGGTGCATATAATGCGCTTGTATGCCAGTCTTATCTGCCAACATTCGGGTATCATCATACCTTTTCACTTACGATCGCTAAGAATACATCGGAGCTCCAAGAGCTTTCGCCATCCATGAAAGCCAATATGCTTTTTGGTGAAAAAGAAACTTTTAGGGAATTAAACAAGAAAGTCAACATTGGCTATACTTTTAAAACAATCGAAATGACGGAAAAGCAAACATTAGATCGAAATGAGCGATCGATAGAAGGTACACCGCTATGTGTGAAAAGTAAAAATGGCAAATTAATTTTTGTTACCTTACAGAAAAAAATAACACTCGATAAAGGAGATCAGCTAGTCGTGCTAGCAGCATAA
- a CDS encoding SRPBCC family protein, with protein sequence MQVSKQAAYEALLDLDSAKDWMQGLVRIERLDSGPLAVGSEWKETRKMFGTQATEHFEVVELDEPDKVVFRCDGTKGTTGKGEYLFTYLLTSGQDQTKITLHGEISGLTGFAKLFGKMIAGTFKKACAKDLDALKNFLEN encoded by the coding sequence GTGCAAGTATCTAAACAAGCAGCATATGAAGCTTTACTTGATCTCGATTCTGCAAAGGATTGGATGCAAGGATTAGTTAGGATAGAACGCTTAGACAGCGGGCCGTTGGCGGTGGGAAGCGAGTGGAAAGAAACACGAAAAATGTTTGGTACCCAAGCTACTGAACATTTTGAGGTGGTTGAACTTGATGAACCAGATAAGGTAGTTTTCCGTTGCGATGGAACAAAAGGAACGACTGGAAAAGGAGAATATTTGTTTACCTATCTTCTTACCTCTGGACAAGATCAAACAAAGATTACATTGCACGGTGAAATAAGCGGACTTACAGGATTTGCTAAATTGTTTGGTAAAATGATTGCCGGAACTTTCAAAAAAGCATGCGCCAAAGACTTAGATGCGTTAAAAAATTTCCTGGAAAACTGA